In Gopherus flavomarginatus isolate rGopFla2 chromosome 1, rGopFla2.mat.asm, whole genome shotgun sequence, a single genomic region encodes these proteins:
- the LOC127036977 gene encoding zinc finger and SCAN domain-containing protein 29-like translates to MPPRTKRAPAWTNAELQDLISVWGEEAVQTQLHSRRRNYDTYGQISQSLMRRGHERDALQCRVKIKQLRSAYCKAREGNRRSGAAPTTCRFYKELDAILGCDPTASPRSTMESSEQGEVGDGVEDGDSEATGVEGDTPESQDTCSQDLFSSPEEASQSQQLEAYGEEEAEDRARGTLTTAAVSPPSRRLQNLRRNPRKSKEELIKSVLSHYNRESRKTEEWRSSVQEWRKTVHEWRQTESRRKELCRQTESRRKELSAKKTTKQMISLLSRQTESFESLVAMQTNMYRANPQPSQSPLSCHPVYSQNNFLQQPVPYYPQLPPTPIRSPTSPDNYNSYPVHSTPIILQHSNAEVQQTVNIDQNRT, encoded by the exons atgcctccacgcaccaaacgagccccagcatggaccaatgcagagctgcaggacctcattagtgtgtggggagaagaggctgtgcaaacacagctgcactccagaaggagaaattatgatacttatggtcagatatcgcagtccttgatgagaaggggccatgaacgggacgccttgcagtgcagggtaaaaattaagcaGCTGAGGAGTgcgtactgcaaagcccgtgagggaaatcgccgctcaggagctgcccccacaacctgcaggttttacaaggagctggatgccatacttgggtgtgaccccaccgcgagtcctaggagcacgatggagagttcagagcagggagaagtgggggatggtgtagaggacggagacagtgaggctactggcgtggagggagacaccccggagtcccaggacacatgcagccaggatctcttctccagcccggaggaggctagccagtcgcagcagctggaagcttacggtgaggaggaagctgaggatcgtgctcgtg ggaccttgactactgcagctgtATCACCgccctcacgtaggttgcagaacttgagacgcaatcctaggaaatcaaaagaggaattgatcaagtctgttctgagccactacaacagggaaagtaggaagacagaggaatggagaagcagTGTACAGGAGTGGAGAAAgactgtacatgaatggaggcaaacagaaagcaggagaaaggaattgtgtaggcaaacagaaagcaggagaaaggaattgtctgcaaaaaaaacaacaaagcagatgataagcctcctgtctcgccaaactgagtctttcgagtctcttgtagccatgcagacaaatatgtaccgtgctaacccacagccctcccaaagccctctttcttGTCACCCTGTATattcacaaaacaactttctccagcagccagttccttattatccccagctgcccccaacacctataagatcacctactagccctgataactataattcttaccctgttcactccacccccatcattctgcagcatagtaatgctGAAGTGCAACAGACAGTGAatattgatcaaaataggacatag